In Quercus robur chromosome 11, dhQueRobu3.1, whole genome shotgun sequence, the following proteins share a genomic window:
- the LOC126705753 gene encoding sodium transporter HKT1-like produces MINSSCFRQKLEIFFSFSRKKLYCFNQFFSCQIRSLFHFFLFHVSPFWIQLSYFIIVSFFGHLALMVSKPRTAWFRPKDFDMFFTSVSATTVSSMSTIEMEVFSNTQLIIMTILMFVGGEVFTSFLGLQFTRSKFFKNCPSSDQNSVKLSHYFPDHTNSYNKIELDVEKEKPDINNIIENGSLNYSSIKVLGYVVLGYLFVVHLIGYSLVSLYVNLLPSARKVLKDKGLETLTFSVFTTVSNFTNCGFVPTNENMIVFKKNSGLLLLLIPQILMGNTLYPPCLLAMIWVLKKTTKREEFRYILMNYRDMGYGHLLSGHHALLLAMTVFGFILIQFILFCSMEWNSQVMDGLNLYQKVVGSLFQTVNSRHTGESVVDLSSISSAILVLFIIMMYLPPHTTFIPPNVHVHEEFPENGKQSQNRKKTFMECLIISQLSYLAIFIILICITERQKMEEDPLNFNVLNVTIEVISAYGNVGFTTGYSCKRQLKPDSLCVDTWYGFVGRWSTKGKFILIIVMFFGKLKKFSMKGGQAWNLS; encoded by the exons ATGATTAATTCTTCTTGTTTTCGCCAGAAATTAGAGATTTTCTTTAGCTTTTCACGCAAAAAACTTTATTGTTTCAACCAATTCTTCTCTTGTCAAATTCGCTCGCTTTTTCATTTCTTCCTCTTCCATGTCAGCCCTTTTTGGATCCAGCTCAGTTACTTCATAATTGTCTCTTTTTTTGGTCATCTAGCTTTGATGGTCTCAAAGCCAAGAACTGCTTGGTTTAGGCCTAAGGACTTTGACATGTTCTTCACGTCCGTCTCTGCCACCACAGTTTCAAGCATGTCAACAATCGAAATGGAGGTTTTTTCCAATACCCAACTCATTATTATGACAATCTTAATGTTCGTTGGTGGAGAGGTATTCACTTCCTTTCTTGGACTCCAATTTACAAGGTCCAAGTTCTTCAAAAATTGTCCAAGTAGTGACCAAAACAGTGTTAAACTCAGCCACTATTTTCCCGACCATACTAATTCTTACAATAAAATTGAACTTGATGTGGAAAAAGAGAAACCAGACATCAATAATATTATTGAGAATGGTAGTCTCAATTATAGCTCCATTAAGGTTTTGGGATATGTGGTTTTGGGTTATCTATTTGTGGTTCATCTAATTGGTTATAGTCTTGTTTCATTGTATGTAAATCTTCTTCCGAGTGCGAGGAAGGTACTCAAAGACAAGGGCCTAGAAACACTGACCTTTTCTGTCTTCACAACTGTTTCAAATTTCACAAATTGTGGTTTTGTCCCAACAAATGAGAACATGATAGTTTTCAAGAAGAATTCAGGTCTCCTACTACTTCTCATTCCACAAATCCTTATGGGGAACACTTTGTACCCCCCATGCTTGTTAGCCATGATCTGGGTCTTAAAGAAAACCACCAAGCGTGAGGAATTCAGATATATATTGATGAATTACAGAGATATGGGCTATGGTCATTTGCTCTCTGGTCATCACGCTTTGCTTCTAGCTATGACTGTTTTCGGATTCATATTGATACAGTTTATACTGTTTTGCTCCATGGAGTGGAATTCACAAGTCATGGATGGTCTGAATTTGTATCAGAAAGTCGTTGGTTCGTTGTTTCAAACTGTGAACTCTCGGCATACTGGTGAATCAGTAGTTGACCTCTCCAGCATCTCCTCAGCAATTCTGGTTCTCTTCATCATAATGAT GTATCTCCCACCACATACTACGTTCATTCCACCAAACGTTCATGTCCATGAGGAGTTCCCAGAAAATGGGAAGCAAAGCCAAAATCGAAAGAAGACTTTTATGGAGTGTCTAATCATCTCACAACTCTCCTATTTAGCCATTTTCATTATTCTCATATGTATCACAGAGAGACAGAAAATGGAAGAAGACCCCCTCAACTTCAATGTTTTGAACGTCACCATAGAAGTAATAAG TGCATATGGGAATGTTGGGTTCACCACTGGATACAGCTGCAAACGGCAATTGAAACCAGATAGCCTCTGTGTAGACACATGGTATGGATTCGTTGGAAGGTGGAGTACGAAGGGAAAATTCATTCTCATCATTGTCATGTTCTTTGGAAAGCTTAAAAAATTCAGTATGAAAGGTGGTCAAGCCTGGAACCTTTCCTAA